TGGCGTCGCGCTGAATCACGCGCACCTGCCCGCCGACGCGGATGCCAAGCTCGGTCAGCCGCTGCTGGTATTCGCCTGTCGAACGAATTCGCGCCACCACGGCATTCACGTTAAGGGGGAGATCAAGCAGCGTTTGAAGACTCAGGGCCATACGACAATCCTTCACTGACAGTGTGCGGCATCCCGCCAACCCACTGGCGGTAATCCATCAAAGCAAGTAATAACGATTATCAATCATATTCTTGTTGACAAGCCGCCCCTTGACGCACGTCAAGGGAGGTGAAGATTGGGGGAGTGGTGGTAAGGTATGGGGTTTATGTGTGAAGCCACAGTAAGGAAAATTATGCTATCGGTTACGTCCCTGACGGTAGCAGAGCAAGGACAAATCGCCGCCACAGTTCATGCTGAAGGGCCGTTGGCTGAGAGACTGGATTCAGTTGAGATTATTATCATGAGCAAAAAAAACACAGATATCAGTAAGTTTTTAAGTTACATATTACGCCATGAACCTGAAGTCATAGGTTTATCTTTGGACAAAGAAGGGTGGGCTATTATAAGCGATCTTATCCTTTGCGCCGTTAAAGAAGGCTATACACTCGATAATAGTCTTATTCATAGTATCGTGGATAATAGTGATAAAAAACGCTTTACGATTTCAGATGATGGATTACGTATCCGGGCAGCTCAAGGGCATTCATCGCAACAGGTAAATATAACGTATGAAGAAAAAATCCCTCCCGAGTTTTTATATCATGGAACTGCAACACGATTCCTAATATCAATTCGCGCTCAGGGATTACATGCAAAAGATCGACAATATGTCCATCTATCTGCCGATAAAGAGACAGCAATTCAAGTTGGAAGTCG
The DNA window shown above is from Dickeya dadantii NCPPB 898 and carries:
- a CDS encoding RNA 2'-phosphotransferase; the protein is MSKKNTDISKFLSYILRHEPEVIGLSLDKEGWAIISDLILCAVKEGYTLDNSLIHSIVDNSDKKRFTISDDGLRIRAAQGHSSQQVNITYEEKIPPEFLYHGTATRFLISIRAQGLHAKDRQYVHLSADKETAIQVGSRHGKPIALKIKALTMYEQGFKFYQADNAVWLTDSAPHQYIDE
- a CDS encoding FeoA family protein, which translates into the protein MALSLQTLLDLPLNVNAVVARIRSTGEYQQRLTELGIRVGGQVRVIQRDANQPLMLASGDSRVAINWEMGKQVWVSPQQ